One genomic segment of Ricinus communis isolate WT05 ecotype wild-type chromosome 5, ASM1957865v1, whole genome shotgun sequence includes these proteins:
- the LOC125370007 gene encoding uncharacterized mitochondrial protein AtMg00810-like, producing MDVKNGFLQGTLEEEVYMTLPPGYGTTTNQSMVCKLEKAIYGLKQSLRAWYAKLILFLLKLNFVKCASDSSMFVRHTHSCTIIVLIYVNDIIITGNNNEEIQEVKQKLKEEFDIKDLGQLSYFLGIEIARSHKDWARSCDRKSTSGFCTFVGGNLVTWKSKKQTVTARSSAEAEYRAMASTAS from the exons ATGGATGTAAAAAACGGGTTCCTCCAAGGGACTCTCGAAGAAGAGGTTTACATGACTCTGCCTCCAGGTTATGGGACTACCACCAACCAATCCATGGTATGTAAACTAGAAAAGGCCATCTACGGTTTGAAACAATCTCTaagagcatggtatgccaagctaatcctttttctcttaaaactCAATTTCGTTAAGTGTGCATCTGATTCTTCTATGTTTGTCAGACATACTCATTCTTGCACTATCATTGTTCTCATTTATGTTAATGACATTATCATAACAGGCAacaataatgaagaaattcaggaagtaaaacaaaaattaaaagaggaaTTTGACATCAAAGATCTCGGACAACTGTCCTACTTTCTTGGAATAGAAATAGCCAGATCCCATAAAG ATTGGGCCAGAAGCTGTGACAGAAAATCAACCTCCGGTTTTTGTACATTTGTGGGTGGCAATCTAGTAACTtggaaaagcaagaaacaAACCGTAACTGCTAGATCCAGTGCAGAGGCAGAATACAGAGCAATGGCATCAACAGCCAGCTAA
- the LOC125370074 gene encoding glycosyltransferase family 92 protein RCOM_0530710, whose product MKDRRRRETVSWNRFFWCTLLLVLSCVLFTASTFREKFQPEIVSAWRQPAMEATTTIMSTNSPAKPSISIRETVMLPDQVLIFVNYPQSSRLFTKEDFSCVYFSRNSTSLSETQLKKPPNQIDGTDVNNQIVRCPLNPRGFSVSLELKSGGGYINPGPTHRWDSLVYEAMIDRDNTTVVFVKGFNLRADRIYNASKFECVYGWDFRKTKFVLRSNVISIAQEIVRCQTPLSILNNQLKVNNAIKVSIRLKGKGTLHSIARPGVQLLTDPEPGLRGEKPHEMCICTMLRNQGRFLKEWVMYHSQIGVERWFIYDNNSEDDIDSVIESLIDAKFNISRHVWPWVKAQEAGFAHCALRARGLCEWVGFIDVDEFFHLPTGLNLQDAVKNQSNSGNNVAELRVSCHSFGPSGLKHVPAQGVTVGYTCRMMLPERHKSIVKPEALNSTLINVVHHFHLRDGFRYVNADKGILVINHYKYQVWEVFKEKFYRRVATYVVDWQNEQNVGSKDRAPGLGTRAVEPPDWSSRFCEVSDTGLRDRILQNFLDPLTDLLPWQI is encoded by the exons ATGAAGGATCGTAGAAGACGCGAAACCGTTTCATGGAATAGATTCTTCTGGTGCACTCTTCTCCTCGTTTTATCTTGCGTCCTCTTTACTGCCTCCACTTTTCGAG AGAAATTTCAACCAGAAATCGTCTCCGCATGGCGGCAGCCGGCGATGGAAGCCACTACCACTATTATGTCTACTAACTCTCCAGCGAAACCCTCGATTTCGATTCGAGAAACCGTTATGTTACCGGACCAGGTTCTTATATTCGTAAATTACCCTCAGTCATCTCGCCTATTTACAAAAGAGGACTTTAGTTGCGTTTATTTCTCGCGCAACTCAACATCATTATCGGAGACACAGCTTAAGAAGCCGCCTAATCAAATAGACGGTACCGATGTTAACAATCAGATCGTACGGTGTCCATTGAATCCGCGTGGCTTTTCGGTTTCACTTGAGTTAAAATCAGGTGGTGGTTATATCAACCCAGGGCCCACTCACAGATGGGACTCTCTTGTTTATGAAGCTATGATTGACCGGGACAATACGACCGTCGTTTTTGTCAAGGGGTTTAATCTACGGGCAGATAGGATTTATAACGCTTCAAAATTCGAGTGCGTGTACGGCTGGGATTTTAGGAAAACAAAGTTTGTATTAAGATCAAATGTTATATCCATAGCACAAGAGATCGTACGGTGCCAAACCCCTTTGAGCATATTGAACAACCAACTAAAGGTGAATAATGCGATCAAGGTGTCTATTAGACTAAAAGGCAAAGGAACTTTACACTCTATAGCCCGGCCCGGGGTCCAATTATTAACGGATCCTGAACCTGGACTGCGAGGCGAAAAGCCTCACGAAATGTGCATATGCACTATGTTGCGCAATCAAGGTAGGTTTCTGAAAGAATGGGTCATGTATCACTCCCAAATTGGAGTCGAACGGTggtttatttatgataataacAGTGAGGACGATATTGATAGTGTTATTGAGTCTCTAATTGATGCCAAATTTAACATTTCAAGACATGTGTGGCCGTGGGTCAAGGCCCAAGAGGCTGGGTTTGCTCACTGCGCATTAAGGGCTCGTGGTTTATGTGAATGGGTTGGGTTTATAGATGTAGATGAATTCTTTCACTTGCCAACTGGGTTGAATTTGCAAGACGCAGTCAAGAATCAATCCAACTCTGGCAACAATGTAGCAGAGTTACGGGTATCTTGCCATAGTTTTGGACCATCCGGTTTGAAACACGTGCCAGCACAAGGGGTTACTGTAGGATACACGTGTCGAATGATGTTGCCGGAGAGACACAAGAGTATTGTAAAACCTGAAGCATTGAATTCAACATTGATCAATGTGGTGCACCATTTTCATTTAAGGGATGGTTTTAGATACGTGAATGCAGATAAAGggattttagttataaatcaCTATAAGTATCAAGTTTGGGAAGTGTTCAAGGAGAAGTTTTATAGGAGGGTAGCAACGTACGTGGTTGATTGGCAGAATGAGCAAAATGTTGGGTCCAAGGATCGAGCCCCGGGCTTGGGCACTAGAGCGGTGGAGCCACCAGATTGGTCTAGTAGGTTTTGTGAAGTAAGTGACACTGGGCTGAGAGACCGGATTTTGCAAAATTTCCTGGACCCATTAACCGATCTCTTACCGTGGCAAATttga